One window of Thermocoleostomius sinensis A174 genomic DNA carries:
- a CDS encoding DUF4112 domain-containing protein, with amino-acid sequence MNTVERLATLNRIRRFTRLMDTAFRVPVLGIRFGLDPIIGLIPGAGDLVSTIFSVYLIVLAARFQLPAKALRSMIFNVAIESTVGTVPLLGDLFDALYKANLRNLSILEQHLQATEPDLEQLDPLNLSSVNTLMQPEGTIASAEVIEANQPTA; translated from the coding sequence ATGAATACAGTAGAACGTTTGGCAACGCTTAATCGCATTCGCAGGTTCACTCGGTTAATGGATACGGCCTTTCGAGTCCCCGTACTTGGTATCCGGTTTGGATTAGATCCCATTATCGGATTGATTCCCGGAGCCGGGGATTTGGTGAGCACCATATTCTCTGTTTATTTGATTGTGTTGGCAGCCCGGTTTCAGCTTCCAGCCAAGGCGCTGCGATCGATGATTTTTAACGTTGCTATAGAGAGCACAGTTGGCACGGTTCCTCTACTGGGGGATTTGTTTGATGCGCTATACAAAGCGAATTTGCGCAATCTATCCATTCTAGAGCAACATTTGCAAGCTACAGAGCCAGACCTCGAGCAGCTTGATCCTTTGAATTTATCTAGTGTGAATACGCTGATGCAGCCAGAAGGGACGATTGCTTCTGCTGAAGTGATTGAAGCGAATCAACCAACAGCTTGA